From Sphingobacteriales bacterium:
GAAAATCCATCTTAAGCAAATCAGGGAAATCAGGGAGTATGATCTGATAGGTTTTTATGATTCAGATGATAAACAGGCCAAACTGGCCGCCAAAGAAACAGGAGCCAAAGCCATCAGGGATTTTGACGAGATTGTATCAGAGGCAGAAGTAATCGATATCGTTACACCGACAACTTCCCATTTTAAATATGCTGTTGAGGCCATTGAAGCAGGGAAACATGTTTTTATTGAAAAGCCACTGACTTACACGCTCGAAGAAGCTGATATTCTGGTGAAAAAAGTCAGGAAAAGCGGAGTGAAGGCACAGGTAGGACATGTGGAGCGTTTCAATCCCGCATTTTTAGCAGCTCAGGAAGAAGGCCTTGA
This genomic window contains:
- a CDS encoding Gfo/Idh/MocA family oxidoreductase; amino-acid sequence: MQTENRKLKIGVLGAGHLGKIHLKQIREIREYDLIGFYDSDDKQAKLAAKETGAKAIRDFDEIVSEAEVIDIVTPTTSHFKYAVEAIEAGKHVFIEKPLTYTLEEADILVKKVRKSGVKAQVGHVERFNPAFLAAQEEGL